A window of the Sphingomonas piscis genome harbors these coding sequences:
- the mraY gene encoding phospho-N-acetylmuramoyl-pentapeptide-transferase, translating into MLYLIAEQLGFPGVLNLIRYISFRAGGASATALLIGLIMGPKFISWLRVRQGKGQPIREDGPQSHLAKRGTPTMGGLLILISMSVSVLLWMDLSSPYVWACLLVIGGFGLIGFMDDYDKVKKAHHAGLSGKMRLLLEFAVAGIATWLIVGVGRLDWAIWETGNTNLYLPFIQGPVLNLGWLYIVFGAFVIVAFGNAVNLTDGLDGLATMPVIIAAIAFLLIAYLVGNARFADYLGIPHIDRVGDLTVLLLALVGACLAFLWFNAPPAAVFMGDTGSLALGGALGAVAVACHHEFVLAIVGGVFVVEALSVVIQVFFFKRTGKRVFRMAPIHHHFEHLGWSEPTVVIRFWIISFVLALAGLSTLKLR; encoded by the coding sequence ATGCTTTACCTGATCGCGGAGCAGCTGGGCTTTCCCGGCGTCCTCAACCTCATTCGGTACATCAGCTTCCGCGCTGGCGGTGCCAGCGCGACCGCCCTGCTGATCGGCCTGATCATGGGGCCCAAGTTCATCAGCTGGCTTCGCGTGCGACAGGGCAAGGGGCAGCCGATCCGCGAGGACGGGCCGCAGAGCCACTTAGCCAAGCGTGGCACGCCGACCATGGGCGGCCTGCTGATCCTCATTTCAATGTCCGTGTCGGTGCTGCTGTGGATGGACCTCAGCAGCCCCTACGTCTGGGCCTGCCTGCTGGTGATCGGCGGCTTCGGGCTGATCGGGTTCATGGACGATTACGACAAGGTCAAGAAGGCGCACCATGCCGGTCTGTCCGGCAAGATGCGGCTGCTGCTGGAGTTTGCGGTGGCGGGCATCGCCACCTGGCTGATCGTCGGCGTTGGCCGGCTCGACTGGGCGATCTGGGAGACGGGCAACACCAACCTCTATCTCCCCTTCATTCAGGGGCCCGTGCTCAACCTCGGCTGGCTGTACATCGTCTTCGGCGCCTTCGTGATCGTCGCCTTCGGCAATGCGGTGAACCTGACCGACGGGCTCGACGGGCTGGCAACCATGCCGGTGATCATTGCCGCCATCGCCTTCCTGCTGATTGCCTATCTGGTCGGCAATGCGCGCTTTGCCGATTATCTCGGCATTCCCCACATCGACCGGGTCGGCGACCTTACCGTGCTGCTGCTTGCGCTGGTCGGAGCTTGCCTTGCCTTCCTATGGTTCAATGCACCACCTGCGGCAGTCTTCATGGGCGACACGGGCAGCCTGGCACTTGGCGGCGCATTGGGTGCGGTGGCGGTAGCCTGTCATCATGAATTCGTGCTGGCGATCGTCGGCGGCGTATTCGTGGTCGAGGCTTTGTCCGTCGTCATCCAGGTCTTTTTCTTCAAGCGGACGGGCAAGCGCGTCTTCCGGATGGCGCCGATCCACCATCATTTCGAACATCTCGGCTGGTCGGAGCCGACGGTGGTGATCCGCTTCTGGATCATCAGCTTCGTGCTGGCGCTCGCGGGCCTCAGCACCCTGAAGCTGCGGTGA
- a CDS encoding UDP-N-acetylmuramoyl-tripeptide--D-alanyl-D-alanine ligase, with product MSPLWTSAEIEDATGGTAGGTFDVTGVTFDSREVGPGDLFVAMPGTAFDGHDFVAKAFAAGAAGALVSRPVDGPHVLVADVPAALEALGRAARSRTAATVIGVTGSVGKTSTKEALFAALDRCAPGKVHRSVKSYNNHTGVPLSLARMPRDSEFAVLEMGMNHAGEIAALTRMVRPHVALITAIAPAHIENLGSEEAIADAKAEIFEGLEADGVAIIPHGTPHRDRLIRAAQGHADRIVTFGRGDADVHAVHAVTEGSGSLITAELLDRALTFNISQRGEHWVSNALGVLAAVEAVGADVALAGLALADMGGLKGRGARHTIPIEGGELLLIDESYNANPASMAATLKSLGQEPGVVRRIAVLGPMRELGAHEAALHAGLAEPVRAAKVDHLILIGEEMAPLAEAAGGAIAVDRVPDVDGATDRLLGIAQPGDAVLVKASNSVGLAKLVDRVVKGAPCFT from the coding sequence ATGAGCCCGCTGTGGACCAGCGCCGAGATTGAGGACGCGACCGGGGGAACCGCCGGTGGGACCTTCGACGTCACCGGAGTCACCTTCGACAGCCGCGAGGTAGGGCCGGGCGACCTCTTCGTCGCCATGCCCGGCACCGCGTTCGACGGGCACGACTTCGTCGCCAAGGCCTTTGCAGCAGGTGCCGCCGGCGCTCTCGTGTCCCGGCCGGTCGACGGCCCGCACGTGCTGGTTGCCGACGTGCCTGCGGCGCTTGAGGCACTTGGACGCGCCGCCCGTTCGCGAACGGCGGCGACCGTGATTGGCGTCACGGGCTCGGTCGGCAAGACCAGCACCAAGGAAGCCCTTTTCGCCGCGCTCGACCGCTGCGCGCCGGGCAAGGTCCACCGTTCGGTGAAGAGCTACAACAATCACACGGGCGTGCCGCTCAGCCTTGCACGAATGCCGCGCGATTCCGAATTCGCTGTGCTCGAAATGGGCATGAACCATGCCGGCGAGATCGCGGCGCTGACCCGGATGGTCCGCCCGCACGTGGCTCTGATCACCGCCATTGCGCCCGCGCACATCGAGAACCTGGGCTCCGAAGAGGCTATCGCCGATGCCAAGGCCGAAATCTTCGAAGGTCTGGAAGCTGACGGCGTCGCCATCATCCCTCACGGCACGCCCCATCGCGACCGTCTGATCCGGGCTGCCCAAGGCCATGCCGATCGCATCGTCACCTTCGGGCGCGGCGATGCGGACGTTCATGCGGTCCATGCGGTGACCGAGGGCAGCGGCAGCCTGATCACTGCCGAACTGCTCGACCGCGCACTGACCTTCAACATCTCGCAACGCGGCGAGCATTGGGTGTCCAACGCGCTCGGCGTGCTGGCGGCGGTGGAAGCGGTGGGCGCCGATGTTGCGCTTGCCGGGCTGGCGCTTGCCGACATGGGTGGGCTGAAGGGCCGCGGTGCGCGCCATACCATTCCGATCGAAGGCGGCGAGCTGCTGCTAATCGACGAAAGCTACAACGCCAACCCCGCGTCCATGGCGGCTACTCTCAAGAGCCTCGGGCAGGAACCGGGCGTGGTGCGCCGGATCGCCGTGCTTGGCCCAATGCGGGAGCTTGGCGCCCATGAGGCTGCGCTTCATGCCGGATTGGCCGAACCGGTGCGTGCGGCAAAGGTCGACCACCTGATCCTGATCGGTGAGGAAATGGCTCCCCTGGCGGAAGCAGCCGGCGGCGCTATCGCTGTTGATCGCGTTCCCGACGTCGACGGCGCCACTGACCGGTTGCTCGGCATCGCCCAGCCGGGCGACGCGGTGTTGGTCAAGGCATCCAATTCGGTCGGGCTTGCGAAATTGGTCGACCGCGTTGTGAAGGGCGCGCCATGCTTTACCTGA
- the murG gene encoding undecaprenyldiphospho-muramoylpentapeptide beta-N-acetylglucosaminyltransferase, which yields MNFTLAAGGTGGHMVPAHALAAELKARGHGVMLITDARGARFPGLFDGVPVHILPAGRLGGGPIGMLKAVGSVLKGRAEAKNLYREHKPDAVVGFGGYPAFPSLLAASARRIPTVLHEQNAVLGRVNRLLAREADAIATAFSEIGRLKSAYQDKTVLVGNPVRDEIVKLGELPFPAFDDTAPLKILVTGGSQGATILSQVVPDGLGMLEPSLRRRLQVVQQCRPDDLDSVRERYKQLEIPAEVLTYIEDMAGRLRDAHLFIGRAGASTVAELSAAGRPAILVPFGAATDDHQTFNAREITQAGGARTIQQSDFTPDVLARQVEAIALDPDALANAASRALSVGRPHAASDLADLVERIGKGIAPIIVGPVSEPVAAPAFAAQGVPA from the coding sequence ATGAACTTCACCTTGGCTGCCGGCGGCACCGGCGGGCATATGGTTCCGGCCCATGCGCTTGCCGCCGAGCTCAAGGCGCGGGGGCATGGCGTGATGCTGATCACCGACGCGCGCGGGGCCCGCTTTCCCGGCTTGTTCGACGGTGTTCCCGTGCACATCCTTCCGGCGGGCCGGCTGGGCGGCGGACCGATTGGCATGCTGAAGGCGGTCGGCTCCGTTCTGAAGGGTCGCGCCGAGGCGAAGAATCTCTATCGCGAACACAAGCCCGACGCCGTTGTGGGCTTCGGCGGCTATCCCGCGTTTCCGTCACTGCTGGCGGCGAGCGCTCGGCGGATCCCGACGGTGCTGCACGAACAGAACGCGGTGCTCGGTCGCGTGAACCGCTTGCTCGCGCGGGAGGCGGACGCGATTGCCACCGCCTTTTCAGAAATCGGACGGCTCAAATCCGCGTACCAGGACAAGACGGTGCTGGTCGGCAATCCCGTCCGCGACGAGATCGTGAAGCTCGGCGAGCTGCCATTTCCTGCGTTTGACGACACCGCGCCGCTCAAGATCCTCGTCACTGGCGGCAGCCAGGGCGCGACGATCCTCAGCCAAGTCGTTCCGGACGGCCTCGGCATGCTTGAGCCCTCGCTTCGCCGCCGTCTTCAGGTGGTGCAGCAGTGCCGGCCTGACGATCTCGATTCAGTGCGCGAACGCTACAAGCAGCTGGAAATCCCGGCCGAGGTGCTGACCTACATCGAGGACATGGCGGGCCGCCTGCGCGACGCGCATCTGTTTATCGGCCGTGCCGGAGCGTCGACCGTTGCGGAGCTGAGCGCCGCCGGCCGCCCGGCGATCCTCGTGCCGTTCGGCGCCGCCACGGACGACCACCAGACCTTCAACGCCCGGGAGATCACCCAGGCGGGTGGCGCACGCACCATACAGCAGAGCGACTTCACGCCCGACGTGCTGGCGCGGCAGGTGGAAGCAATCGCGCTCGATCCCGACGCGCTGGCGAATGCCGCGTCGCGGGCACTCTCCGTCGGCCGTCCGCACGCCGCCAGCGATCTCGCCGACCTCGTCGAACGCATCGGCAAAGGCATTGCCCCGATCATCGTCGGTCCGGTCAGTGAACCGGTTGCGGCGCCTGCCTTCGCTGCGCAGGGAGTGCCGGCATGA
- a CDS encoding UDP-N-acetylmuramoyl-L-alanyl-D-glutamate--2,6-diaminopimelate ligase: MRLRELAGIDSDSEVTGFAIDHRKIAPGFLFGAFKGSTSNGEDFIADAVKHGAVAVVAGPDAKVDGVPHLSADEPRRLFADLAARFHAPYPEVAVAVTGTNGKTSTVELTRQMWRMGGHRSASIGTLGVTTHDDQVKTGLTSPDIVTFLNNMAGLKKMGISHVAFEASSHGLDQFRSEGVPIKAAAFTNFSRDHLDYHGTMEAYFDAKMRLFDEVLPEGGSAVVWTGDPKSGEVIERVKRRGLALLTVGPGGDTIDLIEQTPTPLGQVLIIQHGGKKHRIALPLIGAYQAANVLIAAGLVLATEGSPEQVISAMSRVAPVRGRLERAVITRAGAPVYVDYAHTPDAIEAAIAALRPHVHGKLITVFGAGGDRDKGKRPEMGAVASRLSDVVIVTDDNPRTEDPAAIRAEIMAGAPGAREIGGRREAIAEAVKMAGNGDIVLLAGKGHETGQIVGTRVLPFDDVLVARECAA; the protein is encoded by the coding sequence GTGCGGCTTCGCGAGTTGGCGGGGATCGATAGCGATTCCGAAGTCACCGGTTTCGCCATCGACCATCGAAAGATCGCACCCGGCTTTCTGTTCGGCGCCTTCAAAGGCTCGACCTCCAACGGGGAAGACTTCATCGCTGACGCCGTGAAGCACGGGGCGGTAGCGGTGGTTGCTGGGCCCGATGCCAAGGTCGATGGCGTGCCGCACCTGTCGGCCGATGAACCCCGCCGTCTTTTCGCCGATCTCGCGGCGCGCTTCCATGCGCCCTATCCGGAGGTTGCGGTTGCGGTCACCGGTACCAATGGCAAGACCTCGACCGTGGAGCTGACCCGCCAGATGTGGCGCATGGGCGGGCACCGGTCCGCCTCGATCGGCACGCTGGGCGTCACCACGCATGACGACCAGGTAAAGACCGGGCTCACGTCGCCCGACATCGTGACCTTCCTCAACAACATGGCCGGCCTCAAGAAGATGGGCATCAGCCATGTCGCCTTCGAAGCCTCTTCGCACGGGCTGGATCAGTTCCGGTCGGAAGGCGTGCCGATCAAGGCCGCCGCCTTCACCAACTTCAGCCGCGACCATCTCGACTATCACGGCACGATGGAGGCCTATTTCGACGCCAAGATGCGGCTGTTCGACGAGGTCTTGCCGGAAGGCGGCTCAGCCGTTGTGTGGACCGGCGATCCCAAATCCGGTGAGGTCATCGAGCGGGTCAAGCGCCGCGGACTGGCGTTGCTGACCGTTGGTCCGGGCGGCGACACGATCGACCTGATTGAGCAAACGCCGACTCCACTCGGCCAGGTGCTCATCATCCAGCATGGCGGCAAGAAGCACCGCATCGCCCTGCCGTTGATCGGCGCCTATCAGGCCGCGAATGTGCTGATCGCTGCCGGTTTGGTGCTCGCCACCGAAGGGTCGCCCGAGCAGGTTATCTCGGCCATGTCGCGCGTCGCACCGGTTCGGGGACGCCTGGAGCGCGCGGTCATCACGCGGGCCGGTGCGCCCGTCTATGTCGATTATGCCCATACGCCGGACGCGATCGAGGCGGCGATTGCCGCATTGCGCCCGCATGTGCACGGCAAGTTGATCACCGTGTTCGGCGCCGGTGGCGACCGCGACAAGGGCAAACGGCCGGAGATGGGCGCCGTGGCGAGCCGCTTGTCCGACGTCGTGATCGTCACCGACGACAATCCGCGTACCGAGGATCCTGCAGCAATCCGCGCCGAGATCATGGCCGGTGCCCCGGGTGCGCGCGAGATCGGCGGACGTCGGGAGGCGATTGCGGAAGCGGTGAAGATGGCCGGAAACGGTGACATCGTCCTTCTTGCCGGCAAGGGGCACGAAACGGGCCAGATCGTCGGCACGCGCGTGCTGCCGTTCGACGATGTTCTGGTGGCGCGGGAATGCGCCGCATGA
- a CDS encoding FtsW/RodA/SpoVE family cell cycle protein: MKNALSGKLKAAAPFADSNRYGRSDTSAVGRWFWEIDKVLLLLVSVLIGIGLIAVAAASPASAERYSGGSVQFSGLHYFYRQIVWIAIGIPVMIGISMMPRERARRLSLFGAAFFFVMLIFVPVLGPEVNGARRWINFGLGQVQPSEFLKPFFVVAMAWLLSLRETDKSLPVFTLSAGLTGVVAVLLMAQPDFGSTIIFGAVWIAMLALAGVNMRILIGLGVAAIVGVILAYFFYDVATTRIDGFLYGEGDNFQVQNAMRTLTAGGLFGMGPGAGTRKFGLPEAHTDYIFSVIGEEFGLIACLAIALLYCTIIARVLIKLLDEDNSFAILAAAGLAIQFGLQALINMAVNVQIAPSKGMTLPFISYGGSSMLALSIGMGLLLAFTRRNPYLTRSPYVVKWSGESLTA, encoded by the coding sequence ATGAAAAACGCACTTTCCGGCAAGCTCAAGGCCGCGGCGCCTTTCGCCGACTCAAATCGCTACGGCCGATCCGACACGTCGGCGGTGGGCCGCTGGTTTTGGGAAATCGACAAGGTCCTGCTGCTGCTGGTCAGCGTCCTCATCGGCATCGGCCTGATCGCCGTCGCGGCCGCGTCGCCAGCATCGGCCGAGCGCTACTCGGGCGGCTCCGTCCAATTCTCGGGCCTCCACTATTTCTACCGTCAGATCGTATGGATCGCGATCGGCATCCCGGTAATGATCGGCATCTCGATGATGCCGCGGGAGCGGGCTCGGCGGCTGTCGCTGTTCGGTGCCGCCTTCTTCTTCGTCATGCTGATCTTCGTTCCGGTCCTTGGGCCGGAAGTGAACGGCGCCCGCCGCTGGATCAATTTCGGCCTTGGCCAGGTGCAGCCGTCCGAATTCCTGAAGCCCTTCTTCGTCGTCGCCATGGCCTGGCTTCTGAGCCTTCGTGAAACCGACAAGTCGCTTCCCGTCTTTACCTTGTCGGCGGGCCTGACGGGTGTGGTCGCGGTGCTGCTGATGGCACAGCCGGACTTCGGTTCCACGATCATCTTCGGTGCGGTCTGGATCGCCATGCTCGCGCTCGCCGGCGTCAACATGCGCATCCTCATTGGGCTGGGCGTCGCCGCAATCGTCGGCGTCATTCTTGCCTACTTCTTCTATGACGTGGCGACGACCCGCATCGACGGCTTCCTCTATGGGGAGGGCGACAATTTCCAGGTCCAGAATGCAATGCGGACGCTGACCGCCGGCGGCCTGTTCGGCATGGGCCCCGGGGCCGGCACCCGCAAGTTCGGCTTGCCGGAAGCACATACCGACTATATCTTCTCCGTGATCGGCGAGGAATTCGGCCTGATCGCCTGCCTCGCCATTGCGCTGCTGTACTGCACCATTATCGCCCGAGTGCTGATCAAGCTGCTCGACGAGGACAACAGCTTCGCCATTCTCGCGGCGGCCGGCCTTGCGATCCAGTTCGGGTTGCAGGCGCTGATCAACATGGCGGTGAACGTCCAGATCGCGCCGTCCAAGGGCATGACCCTGCCGTTCATCAGCTATGGCGGCTCGTCCATGCTGGCGCTGTCGATCGGCATGGGATTGTTGCTCGCCTTCACCCGCCGAAATCCCTATCTGACCCGCTCACCCTACGTCGTGAAATGGAGCGGGGAGTCGCTGACCGCATGA
- the murD gene encoding UDP-N-acetylmuramoyl-L-alanine--D-glutamate ligase yields MITARAFAGKHYAVYGLARSGLATVQALLASGAKVTAWDGKEEARAKAPVGTQIADLDETELTQFDSLVVTPGLPINRHPIAARAREANLEIIGDIELFARARPELPSHKVVGITGTNGKSTTTALVHHILKTAGVPTTMGGNIGLPILSQDPLPEGGVYVLELSSYQIDLTQSLDCDVAVLLNITPDHLDRYESFEAYARSKARLFDMQIDPHHRAIIVDEDEATREIAERVGRMPQHSVTARSCDIDDQGFGEELSPSLAGPHNRQNASAAWWALGTLFDSDAALVGGFKTYPGLPHRMERIRERNDVLFVNDSKATNAEAAAPALAAYPRIRWIVGGQAKAKTLGDTERHLDHVVQAYTIGEAGPMFARLLRDKGVAVTTSETLENAVNQAARDSQAGDVVLLSPACASFDQFRDFEARGDRFRELVGAL; encoded by the coding sequence GTGATCACGGCACGGGCGTTCGCCGGCAAGCATTACGCGGTTTACGGGCTTGCGCGGTCTGGACTGGCGACCGTCCAGGCGCTGCTTGCGAGCGGTGCAAAGGTTACCGCTTGGGACGGCAAGGAAGAGGCGCGGGCGAAGGCACCCGTCGGAACCCAAATTGCCGACTTGGACGAAACCGAGCTTACCCAGTTCGACTCCCTCGTCGTCACGCCCGGCCTGCCGATAAACCGTCACCCGATTGCCGCCCGTGCCCGCGAGGCGAACCTCGAAATCATCGGCGACATCGAGCTGTTCGCCCGCGCTCGGCCGGAATTGCCGTCGCACAAGGTGGTCGGCATCACTGGCACCAATGGCAAGTCGACCACCACCGCGCTGGTCCACCACATCCTCAAAACCGCAGGCGTACCGACGACCATGGGCGGCAACATCGGCCTGCCGATCCTCTCGCAGGATCCGCTGCCGGAAGGCGGGGTCTATGTCCTGGAACTGTCGAGCTACCAGATCGACTTGACGCAGAGCCTCGACTGCGACGTCGCCGTGCTGCTTAACATCACGCCGGACCATCTGGATCGGTACGAGAGCTTCGAGGCTTATGCACGGTCCAAGGCGCGACTGTTCGACATGCAGATCGATCCGCATCATCGCGCGATCATCGTCGATGAGGATGAGGCGACCCGGGAGATTGCCGAGAGGGTCGGCAGAATGCCGCAACATTCAGTTACCGCTCGATCTTGCGACATCGACGATCAGGGTTTTGGCGAAGAGCTTTCACCTAGCCTGGCAGGCCCGCACAACCGACAAAATGCGTCCGCAGCTTGGTGGGCCCTCGGCACTTTGTTCGACAGCGACGCAGCACTGGTCGGGGGCTTCAAAACTTACCCCGGTCTGCCTCACCGGATGGAACGTATTCGCGAACGTAACGACGTCCTCTTCGTCAACGACAGCAAAGCGACCAATGCCGAGGCCGCCGCGCCCGCGCTTGCCGCTTACCCGCGCATTCGCTGGATCGTCGGCGGGCAGGCGAAGGCGAAAACGCTGGGCGATACGGAGCGCCACCTCGACCATGTCGTTCAGGCCTACACCATCGGCGAGGCCGGCCCCATGTTCGCGCGCTTGCTTCGGGACAAGGGGGTGGCCGTCACCACAAGCGAAACGCTTGAAAATGCGGTGAATCAGGCCGCGAGGGATTCACAGGCAGGCGATGTTGTTCTACTCTCGCCAGCCTGCGCGTCGTTCGATCAGTTCCGGGACTTCGAGGCGCGCGGGGACAGGTTCCGGGAGCTTGTGGGGGCTTTATGA
- a CDS encoding peptidoglycan D,D-transpeptidase FtsI family protein: MNAISPALVAPRPERLRLVGQRRQILAVMHQRLMIGMLVYGGIIALIVLRLLYLAAFGEHAGRKMGVTSLVPDRADIVDRDGYPLARTIDAWIVGIHPAKILGNKLELARSLAQLMPEHDEAHYYGLLRSTKRFVYLRRRASPALVEAVNALGEPGLAIQREPDRLYPQTSLAAHVIGYTDVDGQGVAGVERSFEAQLSDPATRDKPLVLSISSRFQQALEHELLAAMQEFSAVGAAGIIMDIHTSEVLAMTSLPQLNPNAAGQGSEQARFNRVTSGVYELGSTFKPFTVAMAMDAGVVKSMGQMYNCSNGLKVGRFTITDTHPFNRPCSVAEIMKESSNIGTAQIAMQMGGVKQREFLKKMGFLDRLELELPERSRTLFPKDWGDAATMTVGFGHGIAVTPMHLATGYATLFNGGIYRPATLLKVDRNHAVPKGRRVFSEDTSYKMRALLRLVVTEGTGKKADAPGYRVGGKTGSAEKYENRSLLVTSFAGVFPMDEPRYVIVAMLDEPKATAKTYGFRTAGWNVAPVIGRTVSRIAPMLGVRPDKAREPNLAEVLPYVRKEEH, from the coding sequence ATGAACGCGATCAGCCCCGCCCTCGTCGCCCCCCGGCCCGAGCGGCTCCGACTGGTCGGGCAACGCCGGCAGATTCTTGCCGTCATGCACCAGCGCCTGATGATCGGCATGCTGGTCTACGGCGGGATTATCGCCCTGATCGTTCTCCGGCTTCTCTATCTCGCTGCGTTCGGCGAGCATGCCGGGCGAAAGATGGGCGTGACCAGCCTCGTTCCCGATCGTGCCGACATCGTCGACCGCGACGGCTACCCGCTGGCACGGACTATCGACGCCTGGATCGTCGGCATTCATCCCGCCAAGATTCTCGGCAACAAGCTGGAGCTGGCCCGGTCGCTGGCGCAGCTGATGCCCGAGCATGACGAAGCGCATTATTACGGCCTGCTGCGATCGACCAAAAGGTTCGTCTACCTTCGCCGCCGTGCCTCGCCGGCTTTGGTCGAGGCGGTCAACGCCCTTGGCGAGCCTGGCCTTGCGATCCAGCGTGAACCCGACCGCCTCTATCCGCAAACCAGCCTGGCCGCGCATGTGATCGGCTACACCGACGTCGACGGCCAAGGCGTCGCCGGTGTCGAGCGCTCCTTCGAAGCGCAGCTGTCGGATCCTGCGACCCGGGACAAGCCGTTGGTCCTGTCCATCTCCAGCCGGTTCCAGCAGGCACTCGAGCATGAATTGCTTGCCGCCATGCAGGAATTCTCCGCGGTCGGCGCAGCGGGCATCATCATGGATATCCATACCAGCGAAGTGCTGGCCATGACCTCCTTGCCGCAGCTCAACCCCAATGCGGCAGGGCAGGGGAGCGAGCAGGCGCGCTTCAACCGCGTGACCTCGGGCGTTTATGAACTGGGCTCCACCTTCAAGCCGTTCACCGTCGCCATGGCGATGGATGCCGGCGTCGTGAAGTCGATGGGGCAGATGTACAATTGCTCCAACGGTCTGAAGGTCGGCCGCTTCACCATCACCGACACCCACCCCTTCAACCGGCCCTGTTCGGTGGCCGAGATCATGAAGGAAAGCTCCAACATCGGCACCGCGCAGATCGCGATGCAGATGGGCGGCGTTAAGCAGCGCGAGTTCCTCAAGAAGATGGGATTCCTCGACCGCCTCGAACTGGAACTGCCGGAGCGCAGCCGCACCCTCTTCCCGAAGGATTGGGGCGACGCCGCCACCATGACCGTCGGCTTCGGCCACGGCATCGCGGTCACGCCCATGCATCTCGCAACCGGCTATGCGACCCTGTTCAACGGAGGCATCTATCGTCCGGCAACGCTCCTCAAGGTAGATCGCAATCATGCCGTTCCGAAGGGACGCAGGGTCTTCAGCGAGGACACCAGTTACAAGATGCGCGCGCTGCTACGCCTGGTGGTGACGGAAGGTACCGGCAAGAAGGCCGATGCCCCCGGCTACCGCGTCGGCGGGAAGACAGGCTCTGCCGAGAAATATGAGAACCGCTCACTTCTCGTCACCAGCTTCGCGGGCGTTTTCCCGATGGACGAACCTCGCTATGTGATCGTCGCGATGCTCGATGAACCCAAGGCCACCGCCAAGACCTACGGCTTCCGCACCGCCGGATGGAACGTCGCGCCGGTGATCGGCCGCACCGTCAGCCGGATTGCGCCGATGCTCGGCGTCCGCCCAGACAAGGCCCGCGAGCCAAATCTCGCTGAGGTCCTCCCCTACGTCCGTAAAGAAGAGCATTAA
- the murC gene encoding UDP-N-acetylmuramate--L-alanine ligase, which translates to MKALGTDIGTIHFVGIGGIGMSGIAEVMHHLGYKVQGSDVSESYVVEGLRKAGIPVMIGHKAENLQDAAVVVCSTAIKNGNPEIEAAAERRLPRVRRAEMLAELMRMQSTVAVAGTHGKTTTTSMIAAMLDAGGLDPTVINGGIINRYGSNARLGKSDWMVVEADESDGSFLRLDGTIAVVTNIDPEHLEHYGSFDRVKDAFVEFIENVPFYGLAVLCVDHPEVQNILSRIRDRRVVTYGFSALADLRADNVSAADGVSRFDAVILEKDGSRRTIPDIAVPMPGRHNVQNALAAIAVGLELGMSDEAIVRGFERFEGVKRRFTRVGDVDGAIIIDDYAHHPVEIRAVLSAARESARERVIAVVQPHRYTRLQSLMDDFQNAFNDADIVYVAPVYAAGEEPIEGIDASALAEGLRARGHRMVKAVTDAGDLALQLRDVAAEGDMIICMGAGDITKWAAGLAGGIKQARAAK; encoded by the coding sequence ATGAAGGCGTTGGGCACGGACATCGGCACCATCCATTTCGTGGGGATCGGCGGCATCGGCATGTCCGGTATCGCCGAAGTTATGCACCACCTGGGCTACAAGGTGCAGGGTTCGGACGTTTCCGAAAGCTATGTCGTCGAGGGACTTCGTAAGGCCGGGATCCCGGTGATGATCGGCCACAAGGCCGAGAATCTTCAGGACGCCGCAGTGGTCGTCTGCTCGACCGCGATCAAGAACGGCAATCCGGAGATCGAGGCTGCTGCCGAGCGCCGCCTGCCGCGCGTTCGCCGCGCCGAGATGCTGGCCGAGCTGATGCGCATGCAAAGCACCGTGGCGGTGGCGGGCACGCACGGCAAGACGACCACCACGTCGATGATCGCCGCCATGCTGGATGCCGGCGGGCTCGACCCAACGGTGATCAACGGCGGGATCATCAACCGCTACGGCTCCAACGCCCGGCTCGGCAAAAGCGACTGGATGGTGGTGGAAGCCGACGAGAGCGACGGCAGCTTTCTGCGCCTCGATGGCACCATCGCGGTCGTAACCAATATCGATCCCGAACATCTCGAACATTACGGCAGCTTCGACCGGGTCAAGGATGCCTTCGTCGAGTTCATTGAGAATGTGCCTTTCTACGGTCTCGCGGTGCTGTGCGTGGACCATCCGGAAGTTCAAAACATCCTGTCGCGCATCCGGGACCGGCGCGTGGTTACCTATGGCTTTTCGGCACTTGCCGACCTTCGGGCCGACAATGTCTCGGCGGCTGACGGCGTAAGCCGCTTCGACGCGGTGATCCTGGAAAAAGATGGGTCGAGGCGGACGATCCCAGACATCGCCGTTCCGATGCCGGGGCGGCACAATGTCCAGAATGCGCTTGCCGCGATCGCGGTCGGTCTTGAACTCGGCATGAGCGACGAGGCCATCGTTCGCGGGTTTGAGCGGTTTGAGGGTGTCAAGCGGCGCTTCACCCGCGTCGGCGACGTTGATGGCGCCATTATCATCGACGATTATGCGCATCATCCGGTTGAGATACGCGCGGTGCTGTCTGCTGCCCGGGAGTCGGCACGGGAGCGGGTAATCGCCGTGGTGCAGCCTCACCGCTACACCCGCTTGCAGAGCCTGATGGACGACTTCCAGAACGCCTTCAATGACGCCGACATCGTCTATGTCGCGCCGGTCTACGCCGCGGGTGAGGAGCCGATCGAAGGCATCGATGCGTCAGCGCTCGCCGAAGGGTTGCGCGCGCGTGGGCACCGAATGGTGAAGGCGGTCACCGATGCGGGCGATCTCGCGCTGCAGCTTCGGGACGTCGCGGCGGAAGGCGACATGATCATCTGCATGGGCGCCGGCGACATCACTAAGTGGGCGGCAGGTCTGGCGGGCGGAATCAAGCAGGCGAGGGCGGCCAAATGA